actaaagtttattgatcatgtgatgagaagtaaaagtattgagaaaacttgctgacagggatggtgataggaaacagaggaagaggcaaactgaagacaagactgagcgacaacatctaagatatttgcgggctgacaatggtacaagtggaaagaaaagcgcaagatcgagttgagtggcgaaggatggtggagacgtccacagctgctcaagcatgagcagctgagttcaagggttcgagtcactgtgggtgtatacatatatgtatgtattcttcttttaacggtaggttcatgtctgagccgccgtggtcacagcatgatacttaattgtagttttcatgttgtgatgctcttggagtgagtacgtggtagggtccccagttcctttccacgagagtgccggttactttttttttttaggtaatcattctctctattttatccgggcttgggaccagcactgacttgggctggcttggccacccagtggctaggtaggcattcgaggtgaagttccctgcccaagggaacaacgcgcctgccggtgactcgaacccccgaactcagattgccgtcgtgacagtccgacgctctaaccattcggccaccgtggccttgacgatcatgggcttccatgatttttcttggcaatttagagcggtggtttgccatttccttccgcccggtgttttaatcgagtcaccatctctatttacccggcactgacttgggctggcttggccacccagtggctaggttggcaattgaggtgaagttccttgcccaaaggaacaacgcaccggccggtgactcgaaccctcgaacacagattgctgtcgtgacagtctgaagtccgacgctcaaaccattcggccaccgcggccccatatgtatgtatgtatatgtatatatatatatatatatatatatatatatatatattatatatatatatatatattttttttttttttttttttttttttttctttttttctttttctttttcctttttagctttatcccattcttatatgtggtcgccatttgatcaggttctggctgatattttttatggccggatgcccttcctgatgcttctctatttacccaagcactgacttgggctggcttgcccacccagtggcttggcaggcaatcgaggtgaagttccttgcccaagggaacaacacgccggctggtgactcaaaCACCCAAACTCAtacccgatgctctaaccactcggccactgccggtaatcattctctctattcatccggggttgggactagcactgacttgggctggcttgcccatccagtggctaggtagacaattgaggtgaagttccttgcccaagggaacaacgtgccagccggtgactcgaaccctcgaactcagattgccgccgtgacagtcctgagtccgacgttctacccactcggccaccacggcatatatatatatatatatatatattatatatatatatatatatatatatatatatatatatatatatatatatatatatatatatcatatatatatatatctatatatatatattatatatatatatatatatatatatatatatataatcatctatatctatatctatatctatatctatatctatatctatatctatatctatatgtgtgtgtgtgtgtgtgtgtgtgtgtgtgtgtgtgtgtgtgtgtgtgtgtgtgtgtgtgtgtgtgtttgtgttgtgtttgtgtgtgtgtgtgtgtttgtgttttgtttgtggtgttgtgtgtgtgtgtgtgtgtgtgtgtgtgtgtgtgtgtgtgtgtgtgtgtgtgtgtgtgtgtgtgtgtgtgtgtgcagaaatatGGACTGCAGCCAagataacaaaaaggaaattggaagtgcccaaaggggaatggaaagattGATGTTGAGAAATAGGGGGAGGGTAACATAGATCAGGGAAAAGACCAAGGTTAATAGCATTcaaaagaaatggcaatgggcaggacaCACATGTCAGATCCAcaacgacagatggacaaagaaagtgacAGATTGAGATATAACAAAAACAAGGAGGCCAGGAGCCAAACCAAAAACGAGGTGGCATGAAACGATAAGTTTTGGAGATTGGGAAAGGCCTATGTACTGCAGTGGAATGCAGCAGCAgcaaaagcagaagaaaataacattataaaaaggAGGCTGGTCCTACAAACCACTCAAGAAAGCCATATGCTTGGACTTTGGGCTACATGTGGGCAGTGAGGCATCTGGACCCAATGGTTAATAGCTAGTCACATTTTGAGTCCACAAAGGtatttaaagaaattattttataaatgaaatatatttctttagttGTGCACcataacattagtaaaaaaagacaaattttagtgtttcaatcaatcaatcaataacaataatagtaatttatattaataatttttaaaattattataagagtAGTGATGTtgatcatagtcatcatcatcataataataagattgtGAAGTCTTGTAACCATTGCCTTCTACATTTTTGTCTTGAACTGTAACTCTTCTCTCTGTACTCCTGCTCTTTCATACTCCGACGGCTGCAATTTGCTTCCCTTCTCTTACTTGCTGACCTAAACTGTTTATTCATCGAGTCTTCacattttcttgtttcattttattcTGACAACTGGTTTTTGCCCTGCTGACCTACTCTTTGacctttttctttcatctgcTGACCTACTCCTTGACCTTCttgatctttcccttttttctattgaTCTACTTcttgatcttgattttttttttttctctgctgacCAGCTCCCTGACCTTCTCAATATATGTCTTTGTTCTGGTGTTCTGCTTCTAGCCCTTCTTGATCTGCTTTTTTGCTCTGCTGACCTGCTCCTTGACCTCAACCTGTCTCTTGGTTCTACAGACacacttttcaaatttttatttttattaccatgtgATTTGTCTTTTTTAGACTTTCTACTTCTGTGTTCTTTTCCAACCGATTCTCCCGCATTTTTTTCCTCTGCTAACGATCTATTTCTTGACCTTGACCTGTAGTGATTTCTTGCATTGTTGCTAGAGCTTGAATGAGTCTTGCTTGTCTCTTGATGCCTGCTGGAGTGAAAAAGAATCTATGACTGCATATACATAGTAAAGATGAACAATTTTAAAACACAAGACTAAGTTCTTAATTACACAAGAAATACTAAGTCCTTCTAATTTCTTTAATTAGTATTTGCTTTGGGCATACTTTATAAAACTGAACATCCTATATGCTTGTATacccctctctttttgtctctcagaTGCCTTCCAATGTATCTATGTTTAATTAAGAGTCTTCTGATCTCTAGGATACATTATATTTACCAACtagattgaaaagaaaaaagaaaagaaaagaaagaaagacagaaagaaagaaagaaaaactacatGTAATTATTTCTGGGTGTCGGAGTGCATCGGAGGCCTTCAGCAGAGTCTCTTGGGCTCTCTAGATGAAGATCCTGATCAGCTCTCCAGAAGGCATTGCCTGGATTGCGGTAAGTGTGTAGGAAGTTACACTGACCACCTTTTGGACACTTCTGTCGCCAAAACAATCCTGAAAGAAAATGGATAGCTgatgcaaaaattttaatttttaaaattgcaaaatcTAAATTTTAAGTCATTTCTGTAAtaaaaatgtatctatctatctatctctatctctatctctatctctatctctatctctatctatctatctatctatctatctatctatctatctatctatctatctatctatctatctatctatctatctatctatctatctatctatctatctatctatatatatatatgtatgtatgtatgtatgtgtatatgtatgtatgtatgtatgtatgtatgtatgtatgtatgtatgtatgtatgtatgtatgtatgtatgtatgtatgtatgtatgtatgtatgtatgtgtatgtgtatgtgtatgtgtatgtatatgtatatgtatatgtatatgtatatgtatatgtatatgtatcttcttcttttaacggtaggatcatgtctgagccgccgtggtcacagcatgatacttaattgtagttttcatgttgtgatgctcttggagtgagtacgtggtagggtccccagttcctttccacggagagtgccggttttaccattttaggtaatcattctctctattttattcgggcttgggaccagcactgaattgggctggcttggccacccagtggcttaggtaggcaatcgaggtgaagttccttgcccaagggaacaacgcgccggccggtgactcgaaccctcgaactcagattgccgtcgtgacagtcttgagtccgatactctaaccattcggctaccgcgtccccatgtatatgtatatgtatatgtatatgtatatgtatatgtacatgtacatgtacatatacatgtacatgtatatgtatctatctctatataatatatatatatatatatatatatatatatatatatatatatatatatatatatatatatatatatatattttaaatatatatatataatatatatatgactgagaagacaagactgagcgacaatatcaaagatatttgcgggctgtcgatggtataagtggaaagaaaagcgtaagatcgagtttagtggcgaaggatggtggagaggtccacggctgctcaaacatgagcataccgttattgatttgattGATATATGACTGCCATGATGGTCCTGTGGTTAGAGCATTAGACTCCAACCCTCAAGTTCAATTCCCTATTGCAGCAATCATAAAATGCCTATGCTCTAACTGCTAGCTTGAGCTCGATCTCATGGCgaaaaaacaacatatcgccttgagatatcaaatgcaggtgtcataggggaagttgCCACAGTGGCTAAAGTGTTAGCACCCCAAAccacagttgattaggaagggcatccaatcaggcaaggatgagatTGCCaattaacctctcaatagtgaaatgagagaggcctatgttcagcagtggaataaatggctgttaaaagaaaaaactgttgcgatggttagagcactgaactcctACGCTCTTGGTCCCAAttgcagttgtaaaaatgcctgcgctctaatTGTTGGCTCGAGTCcaatctcacggtgagaaaacgacattcCTACGAGAAATCAAAGTAAGGTGTCGTAGGTGAAGTCACCGCCGGGCAAAAGTGTAGCACACCAaacgcagttgattaggaaggcatccaagcAGCAAGGCTACTCCAAAACCTCtcaattgtgtgtgtgcgcacgcacgcacgcaccacgcacgcacgcaccacgcacacacacacacacacacacacacacacacacacacacacacacacttactctcactctcacagtttctcactctctctctctctatctctttcaatgaatcaaataaactaaaaacaatatacagtaaaagaaaaagaggcacTGAGAATATGGACTGACATGAATATACTGATGATGAATTAATCATAAGAATGTGGTATCTcaacataaaagaaaatgcagTCTATGGCCTGTGCTGACCAGTGCTAAGGACTatctatgaataataaataagatagtcATAACAAGttcataaaaaatagaaataaataatgttaatcttTACACTCATGTACAAGTTTGATCAAATACATTTGACTACTGTCCAGGCAATAATTACTTAAGCAAAGAATCATAACTATGAACTCATTCTAAATATTCAATGACAGGCAAAATAAGACTTGgtaaatattttagataaaagCATACAATTAAAGAAGCAGGGTATATTAGATGTAATAATGGAAGAATGAAGAAGTAACTATATCATTAAACAACACTACCGTGCATCATGAAATTATGAAGAATAAATAATTACTTACCACAAACAGCTTGTTTCCATCTCTCGAGATTAATATAAAGACAAGTAAGTTGTCGACCAGCATACCACCGACCATTGAAGAGAGTCCTAGCCTTCATGGCAGCCTCTAGGCTGGAGTACTGGACATAAACATTTCCCCTGAGGTGAGGACTGGTGTTGCAGCACACCTTGAACTGCAAGGACAGTTCCACATCTTTGGAATTCTGGTAGCGTGTCTTCAAAGAAATccctaaaaaaatgaaagagtacAGTCAAATGTGGAGGGAGCTCCAAATATATGTTTAAGTAATAGGAAAGTAATATCAATCTTAACCCAAAGCCTCAGGGAGAATTGGGGGTGCAACTGGGCTTGCCTCAGGGGCCTATTTCAGACTCAGCTAGTGTATCGCACTCACCCCTGCACCAAAGAGTAATGTGATTTCTTTTTGTATCACTTGTATAAAAAAGTATACAATATTTGCATATTCAGATTCATGATGTTTATTTTAGTTGCTAGAATAAGCCTGTAGTAGCCTGATTATCTACATAATTTGTGGTTTTATTGAGGGATAAAAAAttggattttctttcattttcaaaaatctacatttttttacaaaataagagATTGTATGCAATTATGTACAAGGTTGCTACTTCCATGGCTTTAAGACTTCCCTTCTGTGTGTCATACTTCACACTGGCCGAGTACCATATGACAATGTGAGTAGTTGACACAGACTAATGATATACACTAGAGTGAGAGGTTACTTACAGGTTCACAGCAGCAGCAAGAGAGcacaattttttatacatatctttaAGGGACAACAAGGGAAATTATTTGTGTTAAAAAGTGCtccttttatataaaacaatagcCATATTTTGTTCACTCTCAAGCAATGCCCTAGGGCATGTGATGCCTGGCAATGAGggtaccttttaaaaaataacattaattgtaATACATGTATCATAGTCACCTAACATGATTAGTCCACCACCCTGAGCTAAGCCCAAGTCAGCCATGACGGGAATAGCACTTCATCCGGAGACACAACCAAATCAGCCATTACACGAACTACATATCATCCAGAGATAAAAGGTTAATACTCATAAAATATGAGGCATAAAGAAATaacagatttttattttaatatcaagaATGATTTAGATCACTGCAAAATTATCCAACAAACACTTTGTCTTACACCAATTGTGTATATACTTTATTCCAGAAATGGGGATATTTTGATGGTGTAGTTCTTAGAATTAACAGTCTTGCAAAAGTTAGACAATAGTACTGAtctagtctctctatctatctggcaTATTAAAGTCAaatcaaaacaaaggaaaaatcttTATAAAGCATTCAGCAGACCTACTTGAAGTGCTGGTAGCTCTCTGAGTCTGAGTACTCAAGTGCCACATCTGAATCGTGAATGTCAAATGCTAAATGTTCCAGTCCGAAGTGTGAATACATGTTGGGGAAAAGCAACGTCCGACTCTGATCTGGATAGTCATGATctcttaaaaagaaaaggggaaagaaagttaTTAAATATGTGAACATAACTCTATAGAACAGCAATACGACTGTATCCTCTTATCCTACTTAGATAAGAGGATATGGGGAAaatctacaaaaacaaatatttaatgtaaacaaagaaaagCAATACACATGAAAAtgctatatattatttgtggaaTAGTATCTGTGGCTATAAAAAGTATTAATTCTGTAAGTTTATTactactgagagagaaagagagaagagaagagaaaaagagaggagagaaagagaaaagaaaaagagagagaggaagaagagatggaggagaagaagagagagagagaaaagagagagagagagagagagagagagagagagagagagagatgagagagagagagagagaagagagagaagagagaagagagagagagagaagaggaagagaagaaaaagagagagaaagagaagagaagagggggagaagaaaaaagagggagagagagagaggagagggagagagagagaggggaagagaggagagaggagagagagaggggaggagagagagagagagaagatgagagaagaggagaaggaggagagagaaaaagggggagagggggagaagagaagagagggagaggaagaggggagaaaaagagaggagagaagaattttTAAGAAGGGGGACtttgaaaggaaggggaaagggagaggttgaggggaaaactggggaagagggtgggagagagcccccccggggggaagagAACGGGGCCGGGCGGGGGGAAAGACGAGATGAGGAGGGAACGAAGAACccccggaggaagaggggaagaaaagagaggagaaaaaggggagagaggaagagaggggaagaaaaaggaaagggagaggaaaagagagaagaagaagaagagagagaagaagagagagaggggagagagagagagaggaggaggagagagaaagagaagaggggaagagggagaaaagagaggaggagaaaagaggacggagagaagaaaaggaggagaggggagagagagaagagagagaggaaagagagaaagggagagaggggagagagatgagagaggggagaggaaaagagaaaagagaaaagggggaaaaagagagaggggaagaagaaaaaggggagagagagaaaagagatgagagagagagaagaggggaggagaggagagagagagaggggagagaagaagagagagagagaggagagggagagaggagaaagagggagagggggaaaagaggaaaaaaggaaaagaggaaaagaaaaaagagaaaagaggaggaagagagagaggaaaagggaaggagagagagaaacggggttgagagaggagaggaaaaagggaaaaagggggggaaaagaaaaagggggagaagaggggagaggaggaaaagagagagaagaggagaaaaaggagaggagagagagagagggggagagagaaagaaaagagagagagggagagagggccccgagagaaagagagagagggaaggggagagagaggagagagaagagagagagagagaagagagggaaaaagagaaaagagagagagagaaggaaaagagaaaagagaaaagagaaagaggagagagggggagagagaggaggagggaaaagaaagagagagaggagagatgagagaagagagaggagagagagagaagaagagagagaggagagagagagttttttttgggaagagacagagagaaaagagagagagagaaaagaggaggaggaggaaaaaagaagagagagaggggaaaggggagagagagagaggggaaaggggagagagggaaaggagggagagaggggaaaagagagagaaaaggagagagagaaaaagaggaagagaagagagaaagagggaaagaggggaagagaaaagaaggcaggagagagagaggagagggagagagagagtggagaggagagaggagagaggaagagaaaagaaaaggaggagggagagagaggcggagagaggaaattgaaagaaaaaaaaggagagagaggagacgagagaaaaaagagaaaaagagagaaaaaggagagaggagagaagagggagaaggagagggagagaggagaggggggaaaagaggggagagagaagagggaggaagagagaagagagagagaaaagagggagggaggggagaagagagacgaggagagagagagaggggagagagagagagagagagacgaaaagagagaagaggagagagagagagagagagatgagagggggagagagagagagaggaggagagagaggggagagagagaggggagaggagagagagagaggggagagagagagaggggaagaggaaaaggggaaaaggggagagagggagaggagagagaaaagggaagagagagagagggaggggagagagaggagggaggagagaggaggggagagagacagagacagagagaaggacagagacagagagagagaaggacaga
The genomic region above belongs to Penaeus monodon isolate SGIC_2016 chromosome 16, NSTDA_Pmon_1, whole genome shotgun sequence and contains:
- the LOC119583058 gene encoding LOW QUALITY PROTEIN: U2 small nuclear ribonucleoprotein auxiliary factor 35 kDa subunit-related protein 1-like (The sequence of the model RefSeq protein was modified relative to this genomic sequence to represent the inferred CDS: deleted 1 base in 1 codon); protein product: MLVELRERVSHQQWRRIAKRERRRRVRQQLAQELEARLQEEQVALLADPTYVAELERIECLEEEAQRLEQLAAAQAKREWELRDAALHTKFLREKQKRCQQEEERAKQEVMTKFYCLTVWRGKKAVVEGLGEAENGEVTQNPEPPEGYGRREVVRPKGEPCPFFTKTGSCRFGIFFLRDHDYPDQSRTLLFPNMYSHFGLEHLAFDIHDSDVALEYSDSESYQHFKDFFEDTLPEFQRCGTVLQFKVCCNTSPHLRGNVYVQYSSLEAAMKARTLFNGRWYAGRQLTCLYINLERWKQAVCGLFWRQKCPKGGQCNFLHTYRNPGNAFWRADQDLHLESPRDSAEGLRCTPTPRNNYIRHQETSKTHSSSSNNARNHYRSRSRNRSLAEEKNAGESVGKEHRSRKSKKDKSHGNKNKNLKSVSVEPRDRLRSRSRSAEQKSRSRRARSRTPEQRHILRRSGSWSAEKKKKSRSRSRSIEKRERSRRSRSRSADERKRSKSRSAGQKPVVRIK